A part of Gemmatimonas groenlandica genomic DNA contains:
- a CDS encoding M24 family metallopeptidase — MKRLTAATLVVAMLAVALPSDVRGQGAKPFVVPEAAALLPWAQQITVREEWLTKRHALLLPMMRRHKIGMWIVVNEEFHDDPLSQYVAPPRPYTGNRDFFVFIDGGDQGLKKFAITAYTEENLARFFDAPFTEPRPPATTLRDLYQQYKPATVGLGIRGRRGQTRSLGYDAYRFLAETLGEDAEKTFVSASDLIEEYLDTRLPEETAHYRAAVSVTEAIVKRALSNAVITPNRTTVGDVRRALFDMLGAAGVRTWFQPDLRVQRKGDDIATSRGFLAVAPESTVIRHGDVVHVDFGISYMGFDTDWQKMAYVLQPGERDVPESFKQAMANTNTLQDAVMLRHARPGATGGSVFTNTMAEMKQRGIEAMVYSHPIGTQGHGLGASIDFRSPLRSDTTAQNSRLRLGSYISIELNTATPIPEWGGKKLFVMMEDDAFLTDQGFRFFRPRQESYYLIKAAGSAM; from the coding sequence ATGAAACGTCTGACTGCGGCAACTCTGGTGGTGGCGATGCTCGCGGTCGCACTTCCTTCCGACGTGCGCGGGCAAGGTGCCAAGCCGTTCGTGGTGCCGGAGGCGGCGGCGCTGCTTCCCTGGGCGCAGCAGATTACTGTTCGCGAAGAGTGGCTCACCAAGCGGCACGCGCTGCTGTTGCCGATGATGCGGCGCCACAAGATCGGGATGTGGATCGTGGTGAACGAGGAGTTCCACGACGATCCGCTGTCGCAGTACGTCGCGCCGCCGCGGCCCTACACGGGCAATCGCGACTTCTTCGTCTTCATCGACGGCGGCGACCAAGGACTCAAGAAGTTCGCAATCACCGCGTACACCGAGGAGAATCTGGCGCGCTTCTTCGACGCACCGTTCACCGAACCGCGTCCGCCGGCCACTACGCTCCGTGACCTGTATCAGCAGTACAAGCCGGCCACGGTCGGACTTGGCATTCGTGGACGGCGCGGGCAGACGCGATCGCTCGGCTACGACGCGTATCGCTTCCTGGCGGAGACACTCGGTGAGGATGCCGAAAAGACGTTCGTGAGTGCGAGTGATTTGATCGAAGAGTATCTGGACACGCGACTGCCTGAGGAGACGGCGCATTACCGCGCGGCGGTATCGGTCACCGAGGCGATCGTGAAGCGCGCGCTGTCGAATGCGGTGATTACGCCCAATCGCACGACCGTGGGTGATGTTCGTCGTGCGCTGTTCGACATGCTGGGCGCCGCTGGTGTGCGCACCTGGTTCCAGCCTGACCTGCGGGTACAACGGAAGGGCGACGACATCGCCACGTCGCGCGGATTCCTGGCCGTCGCCCCGGAGAGCACCGTGATTCGCCACGGCGACGTGGTCCACGTGGACTTCGGCATCAGCTACATGGGCTTCGATACCGACTGGCAGAAGATGGCCTACGTACTGCAGCCGGGCGAGCGTGATGTGCCCGAGAGCTTCAAGCAGGCCATGGCGAACACCAACACGTTGCAGGATGCGGTCATGCTCCGCCACGCGCGGCCGGGCGCTACCGGGGGCTCGGTGTTCACGAATACGATGGCCGAAATGAAACAGCGCGGTATCGAAGCCATGGTGTACTCGCATCCCATCGGGACGCAGGGGCACGGACTGGGAGCGTCGATCGATTTCCGTAGCCCGCTGCGCAGCGACACCACCGCGCAGAACTCACGACTGCGTCTGGGCTCGTACATTTCCATCGAACTCAACACGGCCACGCCGATTCCCGAGTGGGGAGGCAAGAAGCTGTTCGTGATGATGGAGGACGATGCCTTCCTCACCGACCAGGGGTTCCGCTTCTTCCGGCCACGTCAGGAGTCGTACTACCTGATCAAGGCGGCAGGCAGTGCGATGTAG
- a CDS encoding sensor histidine kinase has product MLAAPSAVATPGTPVSKRPSRRWLWLTALLCGVGGLTPFAQSLELLGISKPGGLALQWQAVTVVVWAALGPRIAHRWSLTDSEAGALAGLGLLTVTATAAHATIAILLLHPSTPYSSTSNWIIVALGVLPTHAVTAGLMSLVGSWTSARRQRERAADREAVLAAHAVRAELDALRTRLQPHFLLNALNTVTGLARSGNGERAADVAADLGELLRFALTESGDAVSFDAEREIVERYLAIEQVRLGDRLRVEWRIEASARTTQLPALTWQPLVENAIRHGIAQRISPGTLTVSASRTQHALTLVVDADGPDHQTAPTPEPFGGLGIGLSTLRRRLALLYDERATLTMTGRPGGTRVELTLPITSTRSDLT; this is encoded by the coding sequence ATGCTCGCTGCGCCTTCCGCTGTCGCCACACCCGGCACTCCCGTCAGCAAGCGTCCGTCGCGTCGCTGGCTGTGGCTCACGGCGCTGCTCTGCGGCGTCGGCGGACTCACACCGTTCGCGCAATCGCTCGAACTGCTCGGCATCAGTAAACCCGGGGGCCTCGCCCTTCAGTGGCAGGCGGTCACGGTAGTCGTGTGGGCCGCGCTCGGGCCGCGTATCGCCCATCGGTGGTCACTCACCGACTCCGAAGCGGGCGCACTCGCCGGACTTGGACTGCTCACCGTGACGGCCACTGCAGCGCACGCGACTATCGCGATACTACTGCTGCACCCGAGCACCCCGTATAGCAGTACGTCGAACTGGATCATCGTCGCCCTCGGCGTCTTGCCGACGCACGCCGTCACCGCCGGCCTCATGTCGCTCGTGGGCAGCTGGACGAGCGCCCGACGACAGCGCGAGCGCGCCGCCGATCGCGAGGCCGTGTTGGCAGCACATGCGGTGCGCGCCGAGCTCGACGCACTGCGCACGAGACTGCAGCCACACTTTCTGCTGAACGCGCTCAATACCGTGACCGGACTCGCGCGATCGGGCAACGGCGAACGCGCCGCCGACGTCGCGGCGGATCTGGGCGAGCTGCTGCGTTTCGCGCTCACGGAATCGGGCGACGCCGTGTCGTTCGACGCCGAGCGAGAGATCGTCGAACGGTATCTCGCGATCGAGCAGGTGCGACTCGGCGACCGACTGCGCGTTGAATGGCGCATCGAGGCCAGCGCGCGCACGACGCAGTTGCCGGCGTTGACATGGCAACCGCTCGTTGAGAACGCCATTCGCCACGGCATCGCGCAGCGCATTTCGCCGGGCACTCTCACGGTGTCCGCATCGCGTACGCAGCACGCCCTCACGCTCGTGGTCGATGCCGATGGCCCCGACCACCAGACAGCGCCAACCCCCGAACCGTTCGGCGGACTCGGCATCGGGCTTTCGACGCTACGCCGACGGCTCGCGCTGTTGTACGACGAGCGCGCCACGCTCACCATGACGGGCCGGCCGGGAGGTACGCGCGTCGAGCTCACGCTACCGATCACGTCGACGCGATCGGACCTCACATGA
- a CDS encoding aminopeptidase P N-terminal domain-containing protein → MRTPLCHFAAALLALTPASLLAQPNAAITPEETAARRDAVAARIDSGVVIAFGGRALVHDFSTFYQLPAFRYLTELNEPDAALVMVVRNKRPQSTLFLTALDARTAFYYGVRVDSTTSMAKYGMPGRSSAALPAYLDSLAATGLPFYHVPDVETMDFARNDTLTRGQEALKGLAKRFPALTVRNGMPLVLQVRAKKSDAEMALIRQAAEISAEGHRAAMLTANPTREYELRATLEYEFTRRGAERPAYGSIVGAGINGTTLHYMKAGDPAKPGDLVVMDAAAEYRGYAADITRTIPVSGTYTAEQRQLYKLVRDAQDVAERFSKPGMSVRAAADSSVALRARGLAALGLVESVDASFDPPWNVNCTTSPAQCRQSNLWMIHGITHGIGLAVHDPMQENGFDAKFAVGDAFTIEPGIYVSTKALDVLPDTPKNRAFIAKVRSTVLKYQNTGVRIEDDYIITGKGLERISLVPREMDEIEALMQRRAKIQP, encoded by the coding sequence ATGCGTACTCCCCTCTGCCACTTCGCCGCCGCGCTCCTCGCGCTGACGCCGGCCAGCCTGCTCGCCCAGCCGAACGCCGCGATTACCCCGGAGGAAACCGCGGCCCGGCGCGATGCCGTCGCCGCCCGGATCGATAGCGGCGTCGTGATCGCCTTCGGCGGACGCGCGCTCGTGCACGACTTCAGCACCTTCTACCAGCTCCCGGCGTTCCGGTATCTCACCGAGCTCAACGAGCCCGATGCCGCACTGGTCATGGTCGTGCGCAACAAGCGCCCGCAGAGCACGCTGTTCCTCACGGCGCTCGACGCCCGTACCGCGTTCTACTACGGCGTGCGGGTCGACTCCACCACCAGCATGGCGAAATACGGCATGCCGGGTCGCTCGTCCGCCGCGCTGCCGGCGTATCTCGATTCACTCGCCGCCACCGGATTGCCGTTCTACCACGTTCCCGACGTGGAAACGATGGACTTCGCACGCAATGACACGCTCACGCGAGGGCAGGAGGCCCTGAAGGGACTCGCCAAGCGCTTCCCCGCCTTGACCGTTCGCAACGGGATGCCGCTCGTGCTGCAGGTGCGCGCGAAGAAGTCCGACGCCGAGATGGCGCTCATCCGTCAGGCCGCCGAGATCAGCGCCGAAGGTCATCGCGCCGCGATGCTCACGGCGAATCCGACGCGGGAGTACGAGCTGCGCGCGACGCTGGAGTACGAATTCACGCGTCGCGGGGCCGAACGCCCAGCCTACGGATCGATCGTCGGCGCCGGCATCAACGGGACCACACTGCACTACATGAAAGCCGGCGACCCCGCGAAACCCGGCGACCTCGTGGTCATGGACGCCGCGGCCGAGTATCGCGGCTACGCGGCAGACATCACCCGCACGATTCCAGTCAGTGGCACCTACACCGCTGAACAGCGCCAACTGTACAAGCTGGTGCGCGACGCGCAGGATGTGGCCGAGCGATTCTCCAAGCCCGGCATGAGCGTGCGCGCCGCCGCCGATTCGTCGGTGGCCTTACGCGCGCGTGGCCTCGCCGCCCTCGGGCTCGTGGAGAGTGTTGACGCCTCGTTCGATCCGCCCTGGAACGTGAACTGTACGACGAGCCCGGCGCAGTGCCGGCAGTCGAACCTGTGGATGATTCACGGCATCACGCACGGCATCGGACTCGCCGTGCACGACCCGATGCAGGAGAATGGCTTCGACGCCAAGTTCGCCGTCGGTGACGCGTTCACGATCGAGCCGGGCATCTACGTGAGTACCAAGGCGCTCGACGTGCTGCCCGATACGCCGAAGAACCGCGCCTTCATCGCGAAGGTACGCAGCACGGTGCTCAAGTATCAGAACACCGGCGTGCGCATCGAAGACGACTACATCATCACCGGCAAGGGACTCGAGCGCATTTCGCTCGTGCCGCGCGAGATGGACGAGATCGAAGCGCTGATGCAGCGGCGCGCGAAGATCCAGCCGTAG
- a CDS encoding Trm112 family protein — protein MSLSPELLKILVCPKCKASLEHHAGPPEVLVCRACRLVYSVQDGIPVMLIDEAQPLDDAKYPPTA, from the coding sequence ATGAGCCTGTCTCCCGAGCTGCTGAAGATCCTCGTCTGTCCCAAGTGCAAGGCGTCCTTGGAGCACCACGCGGGACCGCCCGAGGTGTTGGTGTGTCGGGCCTGCCGACTGGTGTATTCGGTGCAGGACGGCATTCCCGTCATGCTGATCGACGAAGCGCAGCCGCTGGACGACGCGAAGTACCCGCCCACGGCGTGA
- a CDS encoding GNAT family N-acetyltransferase produces MTAVGAFEPRAVTLGGRVVRLEPLSAAHADGLLAAGHHEALWRVTVQPPLVSADAVSRYLAQAAEQAARGNEVPFAIVSCETNAVIGSTRWMDIARPHRRVEIGGTWLAPTAQRTLANTEAKYLQLLHLFEVLAAVRVQFKTDLRNTQSQRALEKLGAIREGVLRRHMVVRDGFVRDSVYYGITDADWPSVKERLQERLSATGDTQQQRQPQQPEHGDH; encoded by the coding sequence GTGACGGCAGTGGGTGCGTTCGAGCCGCGTGCGGTGACGCTTGGTGGTCGCGTGGTTCGGCTGGAGCCGCTGAGCGCGGCGCACGCCGATGGCTTGTTGGCGGCGGGACACCACGAGGCGTTGTGGCGCGTCACGGTGCAGCCGCCGCTGGTGTCGGCGGACGCGGTCTCGCGCTATCTGGCGCAGGCGGCCGAGCAGGCCGCGCGCGGCAACGAGGTGCCCTTTGCGATCGTATCGTGCGAGACGAACGCGGTCATCGGCTCGACGCGCTGGATGGATATCGCCCGCCCGCATCGTCGCGTGGAGATCGGCGGCACGTGGCTCGCGCCGACAGCGCAGCGCACGCTGGCGAACACCGAAGCGAAGTATCTGCAGTTGCTCCACCTGTTCGAGGTACTCGCCGCGGTGCGCGTCCAGTTCAAGACCGACCTGCGCAACACGCAGTCGCAGCGCGCGCTCGAGAAGCTCGGTGCGATCCGCGAAGGGGTGCTGCGCCGCCACATGGTGGTGCGCGACGGTTTCGTGCGCGACAGTGTGTACTACGGCATCACCGACGCGGATTGGCCTTCTGTGAAGGAGCGGTTGCAGGAGCGGTTGTCGGCAACGGGCGACACGCAGCAGCAACGGCAACCGCAACAGCCTGAACACGGAGACCATTGA
- a CDS encoding amidase has protein sequence MTKRIDRRGFVASTLATAAAATVGTMSTLVPMHTAQAAGDQHDGMQPDAFPYAELSVAELQSRMAKGTLTSRTLTAAYLSRIAALDRSGPTLNSVIETNPDALTIAAERDAERRAGKVRGPLHGIPVLIKDNIDSADRMQTTAGSLALVGKPAPRDAFIVQRLRDAGAVLLGKTNLSEWANFRSTRSTSGWSGRGGQTRHPFVIDRNPCGSSSGTGTAISANLAAVGIGTETDGSIICPSSICGLVGIKPTVGLWSRSGIIPISSSQDTAGPMARTVSDAAALLGALTGVDARDRATAESAGKSVADYTTYLNAKALQGARIGVARNMAGFHPTTDAAFERAIESLREAGAVIVDPANVPTVGKYDEAELDVLLYEFKAGVNAYLAERGATVSVRTMDEVIAFNRANAGAEMPYFGQEQMERAQTMGSLDDAKYRDAVAACRRLSRDEGIDAIMAQHSLDAIVAPSNGPSWPTDLMNGDRYSGGNSSVAAVAGYPSVTVPMGFADALPLGVSFIGRAWSEGRLIGLAYSFEQATKARRAPRFLPTMPIAAPKRGS, from the coding sequence ATGACGAAGCGGATCGATCGGCGCGGGTTTGTCGCGTCGACGCTGGCCACGGCAGCAGCGGCTACTGTCGGAACGATGTCGACACTCGTCCCGATGCACACGGCGCAGGCGGCCGGTGATCAGCATGATGGTATGCAGCCCGATGCTTTTCCCTACGCCGAGCTGAGTGTGGCGGAGCTGCAGTCGCGGATGGCGAAGGGCACGCTCACGTCGCGCACGCTCACCGCGGCGTATCTGTCGCGCATCGCGGCGCTGGATCGCAGCGGGCCGACGCTCAACTCGGTGATTGAAACGAATCCTGATGCGCTCACGATCGCGGCCGAGCGTGACGCCGAACGCCGTGCGGGGAAGGTGCGCGGTCCGCTGCACGGCATTCCGGTGCTGATCAAGGACAACATCGACAGCGCCGACCGCATGCAGACCACGGCCGGTTCGCTGGCGTTGGTGGGCAAGCCGGCACCACGCGACGCCTTCATCGTGCAGCGACTGCGTGATGCCGGCGCCGTGCTGCTCGGCAAGACGAATCTCAGCGAGTGGGCGAACTTCCGTTCGACCCGTTCCACGAGTGGCTGGAGCGGACGCGGCGGACAGACGCGGCATCCGTTCGTGATCGATCGAAACCCGTGCGGCTCGAGCTCCGGCACCGGCACGGCGATCTCGGCCAACCTCGCCGCGGTCGGCATCGGTACGGAAACCGACGGCTCGATCATCTGCCCGTCGTCGATTTGCGGACTGGTGGGCATCAAACCGACGGTCGGCTTGTGGAGCCGAAGTGGAATCATCCCGATCTCGTCATCGCAGGACACCGCGGGGCCGATGGCACGCACGGTCTCCGATGCGGCGGCGTTGCTGGGTGCGCTCACTGGCGTGGACGCGCGCGATCGCGCGACTGCGGAGAGCGCCGGAAAGAGCGTCGCCGACTACACCACGTATCTGAACGCGAAGGCGCTGCAGGGCGCGCGCATCGGTGTCGCGCGCAACATGGCGGGTTTTCATCCTACGACGGATGCCGCGTTCGAGCGCGCGATCGAATCGCTGCGCGAAGCGGGCGCGGTGATCGTGGATCCGGCCAACGTGCCGACGGTGGGCAAGTACGACGAGGCGGAACTCGACGTGCTGCTGTACGAGTTCAAGGCGGGTGTGAACGCGTACCTCGCTGAGCGCGGCGCCACGGTTTCCGTACGCACCATGGACGAGGTGATCGCGTTCAATCGGGCGAACGCCGGGGCGGAGATGCCGTACTTTGGACAGGAGCAGATGGAGCGCGCACAAACCATGGGTTCACTCGACGACGCGAAGTATCGTGACGCCGTGGCCGCGTGTCGGCGACTGTCACGTGATGAAGGGATCGATGCGATCATGGCGCAGCACTCGCTCGACGCGATCGTGGCACCGTCCAACGGACCATCATGGCCGACCGACTTGATGAACGGCGATCGCTACAGCGGCGGTAATTCGAGCGTGGCCGCCGTGGCCGGCTATCCAAGCGTCACCGTTCCCATGGGATTCGCCGATGCGCTGCCTCTCGGCGTGTCGTTCATCGGTCGGGCGTGGAGTGAAGGCCGACTGATCGGTCTGGCCTACAGCTTCGAGCAGGCCACCAAGGCCCGTCGCGCGCCGCGTTTTCTGCCGACGATGCCGATCGCGGCACCGAAGCGGGGGTCGTAA
- a CDS encoding LytR/AlgR family response regulator transcription factor → MSRLRIVVADDEPIAAASLAAELQRLDCEVVAICANGESAIARCASLLPDACFTDVAMPERDGLAVARALREAAPGVRVVFVSAHPHFAIEAYGADVVDFVLKPIRRARLADAVDRLRRALSAADHDDRILVTEHGSVHVLAIREIEWVQADGYNLWLHTAKRAWLIRERMHRMEARLQSVGFLRVHRSALVRLSAIQSIEQAEHTEPTLVLRSGAKVKAARDRLNDIRNAL, encoded by the coding sequence ATGAGCCGACTCCGCATTGTCGTCGCCGACGACGAACCGATCGCCGCTGCATCGCTCGCCGCCGAGTTGCAGCGACTCGACTGCGAGGTAGTCGCGATCTGCGCCAACGGCGAGAGCGCCATCGCGCGCTGCGCGAGCTTGCTACCCGACGCCTGCTTCACCGATGTCGCCATGCCCGAACGCGATGGCCTCGCGGTGGCGCGTGCCCTTCGCGAAGCCGCCCCGGGTGTCCGTGTGGTGTTCGTGAGCGCCCACCCGCACTTCGCGATCGAAGCCTACGGGGCGGATGTCGTCGACTTCGTGCTGAAGCCGATCCGTCGCGCCCGACTTGCCGACGCCGTCGATCGCCTTCGCCGCGCGCTCAGCGCCGCCGACCACGACGATCGCATCCTCGTCACCGAGCACGGCAGCGTGCACGTCCTGGCGATCCGCGAGATCGAGTGGGTGCAAGCCGACGGGTACAACCTCTGGCTCCACACCGCCAAGCGTGCCTGGCTGATCCGCGAGCGCATGCACCGCATGGAAGCACGCCTGCAATCAGTCGGCTTCCTGAGAGTACATCGCTCGGCCCTGGTGCGCCTCAGCGCCATTCAATCCATCGAGCAGGCCGAGCACACCGAGCCCACGCTCGTCTTGCGATCCGGCGCCAAAGTGAAAGCCGCCCGCGACCGCCTCAACGACATCCGCAACGCCCTCTAG
- a CDS encoding histidine phosphatase family protein, translating into MQTRSSWSSVAVGMLGFLLATASFAPRDLVAQPSLVVLVRHGEKSTEGGSDPSLSEAGKARAQALADALAMTTPNAIIVTSLKRTAETAAVVAGKTGVVPTVITISGGTKHIADVAAAVRKATGVVLVVGHSNTVPAIVTALGGPKLPDLCDSSYATMFVITPGADGKAAQVVVAHYGAADANGGCR; encoded by the coding sequence ATGCAAACGAGATCGTCGTGGAGCAGTGTTGCAGTCGGTATGCTTGGCTTCCTGCTCGCGACGGCTTCGTTCGCGCCGCGCGATCTCGTAGCGCAACCATCGCTGGTCGTGCTGGTACGCCACGGTGAGAAGTCGACCGAGGGCGGCAGCGATCCGTCACTGAGTGAGGCCGGCAAGGCGCGCGCGCAGGCATTGGCCGACGCGCTGGCGATGACGACGCCGAACGCGATCATTGTGACGTCGCTCAAGCGGACCGCGGAAACGGCAGCGGTGGTTGCCGGGAAGACCGGTGTCGTTCCTACGGTGATCACCATCAGTGGTGGTACGAAGCACATCGCCGACGTGGCGGCGGCGGTGCGCAAGGCGACCGGTGTGGTGCTCGTGGTCGGGCACAGCAATACCGTGCCGGCGATTGTGACGGCGCTTGGCGGGCCCAAGTTGCCGGATCTCTGCGATTCGAGCTATGCGACGATGTTCGTGATCACGCCTGGTGCTGACGGCAAGGCGGCGCAGGTCGTGGTGGCACACTACGGGGCCGCGGATGCGAACGGTGGATGCCGATAG
- a CDS encoding cystathionine gamma-lyase: protein MSNTPNPEWRDGTRVVRAGLPDASPGTPYMAGPVFAAPYHAPGDPTASPFTYGRFSNPTWVAYEQALETLEGGPCVLFPSGMAATAAVLATMVPPGGKLVMPEESYYTTRVIATQHFPGAWFAARGINVVMAPSVGNGLRDALDGAAVLWLESPTNPALDVCDIAALAQAAHAAGALVVVDNTTATPLLQQPLALGADFAVVSDTKAMTGHADLVLGHVACRDAMHAETIRTWRTRMGVIAGPMEAWLAHRSLATLDVRLTRQCDTAMQLATMLAVHPKVHGVRYPGLPRDPSHAIASKQMKRYGGVISFALDDAAAVTRFFAASSLVYEATSFGGVHTSAERRARWGGDAVSEGFVRLSIGLEDVQDLLNDFERALGAV from the coding sequence GTGAGCAACACGCCGAACCCCGAGTGGCGTGACGGCACGCGGGTCGTGCGCGCCGGGTTGCCCGACGCGTCGCCCGGGACGCCGTACATGGCCGGTCCCGTGTTCGCGGCACCGTATCACGCGCCGGGCGATCCGACGGCGTCGCCCTTCACCTACGGCCGCTTCTCCAATCCCACCTGGGTGGCGTACGAGCAGGCGCTCGAGACGCTCGAAGGGGGACCGTGCGTGCTCTTTCCGAGCGGGATGGCGGCCACGGCCGCCGTGCTGGCTACGATGGTGCCGCCCGGGGGCAAGCTCGTGATGCCGGAAGAGAGCTACTACACGACGCGCGTCATTGCGACGCAGCACTTTCCCGGCGCGTGGTTCGCGGCGCGGGGCATCAACGTGGTCATGGCCCCTTCGGTGGGCAACGGTCTGCGCGACGCACTCGACGGCGCCGCGGTCCTGTGGCTCGAGTCGCCCACGAATCCCGCGCTCGATGTGTGCGACATCGCGGCGCTCGCACAGGCCGCACACGCGGCGGGCGCGCTCGTGGTGGTGGACAACACCACCGCCACGCCGTTGCTGCAGCAGCCGCTCGCGCTCGGCGCGGACTTCGCCGTGGTGTCCGACACGAAAGCGATGACGGGCCACGCTGATCTGGTGCTCGGTCACGTGGCGTGTCGTGACGCCATGCATGCTGAAACGATTCGCACCTGGCGGACGCGCATGGGCGTGATCGCCGGACCGATGGAAGCATGGCTCGCGCATCGCTCGTTGGCGACGCTCGACGTGCGTCTCACGCGCCAGTGCGACACCGCCATGCAGCTCGCGACGATGCTGGCGGTGCACCCGAAAGTGCATGGCGTGCGTTATCCCGGGTTGCCACGTGATCCGTCGCATGCGATCGCGTCGAAGCAGATGAAGCGGTACGGTGGGGTGATCAGCTTCGCGCTCGATGATGCAGCGGCCGTGACGCGCTTCTTCGCGGCGTCCTCGCTCGTGTACGAGGCGACGAGTTTCGGTGGTGTACATACCAGCGCGGAACGCCGCGCGCGCTGGGGCGGTGACGCCGTGTCGGAAGGATTCGTGCGACTGAGCATCGGGCTCGAGGACGTGCAAGATCTGTTGAACGATTTCGAGCGCGCCCTCGGCGCGGTCTAG
- a CDS encoding MBL fold metallo-hydrolase has protein sequence MTSRRDFLRVSGGCVAHVLLSSACASSGTRHRWTAPQQPVVVTTPFAHLDAIGPDTWAVISTPLGGDRTTFGNGGIIAGRAGVIAVEGFYRPAGATWLAERARELTGRWPTHVVLTHYHLDHAGGVQGYARDGSAAPQLRSTAVTRTQALGGGPVAPVKDASLERAFADVVVVDATRTSRIDLGNRVVELIPLRGHTASDLAIVDENAGITFAGDLLWNGMFPNFVDATPPQLIASMTQLAARSRHAFVPGHGGMADRASVARYLDLLGDLGAHAGRERAAGRTAVEAAASYRLPASLGEWMASKTGLERAMTAWWRAPG, from the coding sequence ATGACGTCACGTCGCGATTTTCTCAGGGTCTCTGGTGGCTGCGTCGCCCATGTGCTGCTTTCGTCGGCCTGTGCGTCGTCGGGCACCCGCCATCGATGGACCGCCCCGCAGCAACCGGTGGTCGTCACCACGCCGTTCGCGCATCTCGATGCGATCGGGCCGGACACGTGGGCGGTGATCTCCACGCCACTCGGAGGCGATCGTACCACGTTCGGCAACGGCGGCATAATCGCCGGCCGCGCCGGGGTGATCGCGGTCGAGGGCTTCTATCGTCCAGCCGGTGCCACCTGGCTCGCCGAGCGGGCGCGGGAGCTCACGGGGCGGTGGCCCACGCACGTCGTGCTCACGCACTATCACCTCGATCATGCCGGAGGCGTGCAGGGATACGCCCGTGACGGCAGCGCGGCGCCGCAACTGCGTTCGACCGCCGTCACGCGCACGCAGGCGCTCGGTGGCGGTCCGGTGGCGCCGGTGAAGGATGCATCGTTGGAGCGGGCCTTCGCGGACGTCGTGGTCGTGGATGCGACGCGCACCAGCCGCATCGACCTCGGGAATCGCGTGGTCGAGCTCATTCCGCTGCGCGGACACACGGCCAGCGACCTGGCCATCGTCGACGAGAACGCGGGGATCACGTTTGCCGGCGACCTGCTGTGGAACGGCATGTTCCCGAACTTTGTGGATGCGACCCCGCCTCAGCTGATTGCCTCGATGACGCAGCTGGCCGCGCGGTCACGTCATGCCTTTGTGCCCGGGCACGGCGGTATGGCCGACCGGGCAAGCGTGGCGCGCTATCTGGATCTGTTGGGTGACCTCGGCGCGCACGCCGGCCGTGAGCGTGCGGCCGGTCGTACGGCGGTCGAAGCGGCGGCGAGCTACCGCCTGCCCGCGTCGCTTGGCGAGTGGATGGCGAGCAAGACCGGCCTCGAGCGGGCCATGACCGCGTGGTGGCGCGCGCCGGGTTGA
- the mog gene encoding molybdopterin adenylyltransferase: protein MPAVVGVLTISDRATSGVYEDKSGPAIQSVLTRWIASPWEPVYRLVPDEQPLIEAALRELADDLHCALIVTTGGTGPSPRDVTPEATVAVCDRLLPGFGEQMRAVSVKTVPTAILSRQVAGTRGSSLIINLPGKPAAIEECLGAVWAAVPYCIDLIGGPRLLFSAEAPAPFRPTSA from the coding sequence TTGCCAGCCGTGGTCGGTGTGCTCACCATCTCCGATCGCGCCACCTCGGGCGTCTACGAAGACAAGTCCGGCCCGGCGATCCAGTCGGTGCTGACGCGCTGGATCGCGTCGCCGTGGGAGCCCGTGTACCGGCTGGTGCCCGACGAGCAGCCACTGATCGAGGCGGCGCTCCGTGAACTGGCCGACGACCTGCACTGCGCCCTGATCGTGACCACCGGTGGTACCGGGCCGTCGCCGCGGGATGTCACGCCAGAGGCCACCGTCGCGGTGTGCGACCGGCTGCTGCCGGGGTTTGGGGAGCAGATGCGCGCCGTGTCCGTGAAGACAGTTCCCACGGCCATCCTGTCGCGTCAGGTGGCGGGCACCCGCGGGAGCTCGCTGATCATCAATCTCCCGGGAAAGCCGGCGGCGATCGAGGAATGCCTCGGCGCGGTCTGGGCGGCCGTCCCATATTGCATTGATCTTATCGGAGGGCCTCGTCTGCTGTTCAGCGCCGAGGCTCCCGCTCCGTTCCGACCCACCAGCGCGTAA